Proteins encoded within one genomic window of Glycine soja cultivar W05 chromosome 1, ASM419377v2, whole genome shotgun sequence:
- the LOC114422506 gene encoding uncharacterized protein LOC114422506 codes for MDPVKYIFKKPTLIGRITQWQVLLSEFDIVYVTQKAIKGSALANYLAQQPLNDYQPMHPEFSDADIMALFEEKLEDKDRDKWIVWFDGASNALRHGVGAALVSLNNQCIPFTVILGFDCMNNMVEYEACALEIQEAIDFNVKLLKVYGDSAFVIHQLRGEWETKDHKLIPYQFYIKKLAEFFDDVTFLHVSKEENQMTDALATLASMFQLTPHGDLPYIEFRCRGKPAHCCLIEEEQDGKPWYFDIKRYIENKEYPQEAFDNDKKTLRRLVASFFFSGSILYKKNHDMVLLQCVDAREAEQMLVEVHEGSFGTHSNEHAMAQKILRAGYYWLTMESGYCIHVRKFHKCKTFMDNVNALPMPLNALATL; via the coding sequence ATGGACCCAGTCAAGTACATTTTCAAGAAGCCCACTCTTATAGGGCGGATTACTCAATGGCAAGTTTTGCTATCTGAGTTCGACATcgtctatgtcacccaaaaggcgataaagggaagtgccttggcAAACTATTTGGCTCAGCAACCTCTGAATGattaccagcccatgcatccggagttTTCGGATGCAGACATTATGGCCTTGTTCGAAGAGAAGTTAGAGGATAAGGACAGGGAtaagtggatcgtgtggtttgaCGGTGCGTCCAACGCCCTACGCCATGGGGTTGGGGCGGCTTTGGTCTCTCTCAATAATCAATGCATTCCCTTCACAGTCATATTGGGTTTTGATTGCATGAACAACATGGTCGAATACGAGGCATGCGCCCTCGAGATCCAAGAGGCAATTGACTTCAACGTCAAGTTGCTCAAAGTGTACGGAGACTCAGCCTTTGTGATTCATCaactgagaggagaatgggagacTAAGGATCATAAGCTGATACCCTATCAGTTTTACATCAAGAAGTTGGCTGAGTTCTTCGATGATGTCACTTTCCTCCACGTTTCCAAAGAGGAGAATCAAATGACCGATGCACTCGCCACTCTagcatccatgttccagctgacTCCACACGGAGACTTGCCGTACATCGAGTTCAGATGTCGCGGCAAGCCCGCACATTGCTGTTTGATAGAAGAGGAACAAGATGGTAAACCTTGGtacttcgacatcaagcgatacatCGAAAACAAGGAGTACCCACAAGAGGCTTTCGACAacgacaaaaaaacattaagaaGGTTGGTAGCCAGTTTCTTCTTTAGTGGAAGCATTCTATACAAAaaaaaccatgacatggttttactccaatgtgtggatgccagggaggctgAACAAATGCTAGTAGAAGTCCACGAAGGTTCCTTTGGAACACATTCCAACGAGCATGCTATGGCCCAGAAGATTCTGAGGGCAggatattactggctcaccatggagagcggCTATTGCATCCATGTTAGGAAATTCCACAAGTGCAAGACATTcatggacaatgtcaatgctctaCCCATGCCTTTGAATGCTTTAGCAACGCTGTAG